The following proteins are encoded in a genomic region of Romeriopsis navalis LEGE 11480:
- a CDS encoding R3H domain-containing nucleic acid-binding protein, with the protein MMESMSNASTDKTAATEASEATPVSHPEPTDSTQPAAAANDVRQTTIVEHSITDDLDKLLAILPTDLCQKIEQHPQKADLVEVIMDLGRKPEIRFPNGAEDITEAVITHEQLQESIAKVGDFGGDNRAGIERTLHRISAMRNRRGDVIGLTCRVGRAVFGTVGMIRDLVESGQSILMLGRPGVGKTTALREIARVLADDLGKRVVIIDSSNEIAGDGDVPHPAIGRARRMQVARPELQHQVMIEAVENHMPEVIVIDEIGTELEALAARTIAERGVQLVGTAHGNYLDNLIKNPTLSDLVGGIQSVTLGDEEARRRGSQKSVLERKALPTFEIAVEMQERQKWVVHPNVAKTIDILLRGLLPSPEVRSVEADGKVAVAQIAGSKTATPPNKGRRVVPLGGQVPLGGPMNHRSATPIAQAKGWRASGRMVPPTADRSMQPLQSQAQIVPSAHTLGLRENANGILDNLPNSETNPLYVYPYGIGRHQLEQAIVTLELPILLTKDLDSADVVLALRSHVKNHTKLRHLANARQIPIHTLKSNSMPQIAQGLRRLMQLDEEGLDTPPDLSLFTRGESDDELEALEEARLAVEQIVIPKGQPVELLPRAGLVRKMQHELVERYRLKSSSFGTEPNRRIRIYPA; encoded by the coding sequence ATGATGGAATCCATGTCGAATGCCTCTACGGATAAAACTGCTGCAACTGAGGCATCAGAGGCCACACCAGTATCCCACCCCGAACCGACTGACTCAACACAACCCGCAGCGGCAGCAAACGACGTCCGCCAAACCACGATCGTTGAGCACAGTATTACAGACGACCTTGATAAACTCCTCGCCATCCTCCCAACTGACCTCTGCCAAAAAATCGAGCAACACCCCCAAAAAGCGGACTTAGTCGAAGTCATCATGGACTTAGGTCGGAAACCCGAGATTCGCTTTCCCAATGGGGCAGAAGATATCACGGAAGCGGTCATCACCCATGAGCAGCTCCAAGAAAGCATTGCCAAAGTCGGGGACTTTGGTGGCGATAACCGGGCCGGCATCGAACGCACGCTACACCGGATCAGCGCCATGCGCAATCGGCGCGGTGATGTGATTGGGCTGACTTGCCGCGTCGGCCGGGCCGTTTTTGGCACCGTTGGCATGATTCGTGATTTAGTCGAAAGTGGCCAATCTATTCTGATGCTGGGTCGCCCCGGTGTCGGGAAAACTACAGCACTACGCGAAATTGCCCGCGTACTCGCCGATGACCTTGGCAAACGAGTCGTGATTATCGACTCATCCAATGAAATCGCTGGCGACGGGGACGTGCCCCACCCAGCGATCGGTCGGGCTCGTCGGATGCAGGTGGCGCGGCCTGAGTTGCAACATCAAGTGATGATCGAAGCGGTCGAGAATCATATGCCAGAAGTCATCGTCATTGATGAAATTGGCACGGAACTCGAAGCTCTCGCGGCGCGGACGATCGCCGAACGCGGGGTCCAACTCGTCGGCACGGCCCACGGTAACTACCTCGATAATTTAATCAAAAACCCCACGCTCTCTGACCTGGTTGGCGGCATTCAATCCGTCACCCTGGGGGATGAAGAAGCCCGCCGCCGCGGTTCCCAAAAAAGTGTGCTCGAACGTAAAGCCCTGCCCACCTTTGAAATTGCGGTCGAAATGCAAGAGCGGCAAAAATGGGTCGTCCACCCGAATGTCGCGAAGACGATCGATATTCTACTACGGGGTCTCTTACCTAGTCCGGAAGTGCGCAGTGTCGAAGCCGATGGCAAAGTCGCAGTCGCTCAAATCGCCGGGAGCAAAACCGCCACCCCGCCAAACAAAGGTCGGCGCGTAGTGCCCCTCGGTGGCCAAGTTCCTTTGGGTGGGCCCATGAATCATCGCAGCGCCACCCCCATTGCCCAAGCTAAAGGCTGGCGCGCTTCGGGACGCATGGTTCCCCCCACCGCGGATCGCTCCATGCAGCCGCTCCAGAGTCAAGCCCAAATCGTCCCGAGCGCCCACACACTTGGACTACGGGAAAATGCCAATGGCATCCTCGATAATCTGCCGAACTCCGAAACCAATCCACTATATGTTTATCCCTACGGCATTGGACGACACCAGTTGGAGCAAGCGATCGTCACCTTGGAACTCCCCATACTCCTAACCAAAGACCTCGATAGTGCCGATGTCGTGCTGGCACTGCGCTCCCATGTCAAGAATCATACTAAACTGCGCCATTTAGCCAATGCACGTCAAATTCCCATCCATACGCTCAAATCCAATAGCATGCCGCAAATTGCCCAAGGGTTGCGGCGATTAATGCAGCTCGATGAAGAAGGACTAGATACGCCGCCGGATTTGAGCCTGTTTACCCGTGGCGAAAGTGATGACGAATTAGAAGCCTTGGAAGAAGCGCGCTTGGCCGTCGAACAAATCGTCATCCCCAAAGGCCAACCTGTCGAGTTACTCCCGCGCGCCGGACTAGTGCGCAAAATGCAGCACGAACTCGTCGAACGCTATCGACTCAAGTCCAGTAGCTTCGGCACTGAACCCAATCGCCGCATTCGGATTTACCCAGCCTAG
- the ldpA gene encoding circadian clock protein LdpA — MNPMQPLQSLQSGHWFKLICGASYQHIPAIRNLTIAYTLAGADCIDVAADPAIIAATRSAIAEAQALIEPAQTRGFHPNPTPWLMVSLNDGEDPHFRKAEFNPDRCPTDCPRPCERICPADAIVFNPDYAGVVDALCYGCGRCLNICPIDQITARSYIYAPEIVAPMVLQAGVDAIEIHTQIGRLADFTRLWQAIQPHITQLKLLAISCPDGNGLENYLRSLNQLIQPLDCQLLWQTDGRPMSGDIGSGTSRACLRLGQKVLNFDLPGFVQLAGGTNDSTVAKAQTIGLTKAPQFAGIAYGSYARSRLHPILQKLEPQFQPEFANLKEESYSSHSIQGSPTVRNTSPPAHGELLWQAVALAHELVSQIKSTGHSESVTQENLTPIPANSPTSP, encoded by the coding sequence ATGAATCCGATGCAACCCCTACAGTCACTTCAATCTGGCCACTGGTTCAAGCTTATTTGCGGGGCCAGTTATCAACATATTCCCGCCATTCGCAATCTGACGATCGCCTACACCCTCGCCGGCGCCGATTGCATTGATGTTGCCGCTGACCCCGCAATTATTGCCGCGACGAGAAGCGCGATCGCCGAAGCCCAAGCCTTAATTGAGCCAGCCCAAACCAGAGGCTTTCACCCCAATCCAACACCCTGGCTGATGGTCAGCCTCAACGACGGCGAAGACCCTCACTTTCGGAAAGCGGAATTCAATCCTGATCGTTGTCCCACTGATTGCCCGCGACCCTGCGAACGCATTTGTCCCGCCGATGCAATTGTCTTCAACCCAGATTATGCCGGGGTGGTCGATGCACTCTGCTATGGTTGTGGCCGCTGCTTAAATATTTGCCCGATCGACCAAATCACCGCTCGCTCCTACATTTACGCCCCCGAAATTGTTGCCCCCATGGTGCTCCAGGCCGGTGTCGATGCGATCGAGATTCATACTCAAATTGGCCGTTTGGCAGACTTCACTCGCTTGTGGCAAGCCATTCAGCCACATATCACGCAGCTCAAACTCTTGGCGATCAGTTGTCCGGATGGTAACGGACTGGAAAATTATTTACGATCGCTCAACCAGTTAATCCAACCCCTCGACTGCCAACTGTTATGGCAAACCGATGGTCGCCCCATGAGCGGTGATATCGGTAGCGGCACCTCGCGCGCTTGTCTACGTCTCGGGCAAAAAGTCCTCAACTTCGATCTCCCTGGATTTGTCCAGCTCGCTGGTGGCACGAACGATTCAACAGTCGCCAAAGCCCAAACCATCGGCCTCACAAAAGCCCCACAATTCGCTGGGATTGCCTACGGCAGCTATGCGCGATCGCGACTTCACCCCATTCTGCAAAAACTCGAACCCCAATTTCAGCCTGAATTCGCTAACCTAAAAGAAGAAAGCTACAGCAGTCATTCGATTCAAGGGTCGCCGACCGTGCGAAACACATCGCCCCCGGCCCACGGAGAATTACTCTGGCAAGCTGTCGCCTTAGCCCATGAACTCGTTAGTCAAATTAAATCCACTGGTCACTCAGAATCAGTAACCCAAGAGAACTTAACGCCGATACCGGCCAATTCCCCCACAAGTCCATGA
- a CDS encoding VWD domain-containing protein, giving the protein MQKFRQFRRYILVLVGVALAIGIEGLLRRGIAVMLSGLMLGTPSIGGELLAQAQIPSGLDVEQIFEASPTETTDTDTVTPTTRPSDPVVKPPTSCQLTASGDLVQGRSYGDPHFKTLDGKRYSFQAVGEFGLIDSQNNSFKVQARHAAVRESLSLNSAVAMQICGDRVGLYAQDFPDGDRNHVVWVNGKPLEVGSTPVKLPTGGAIALKGNVYVINSPTGEKVTAAKSTVSQQSFFNIAVFVPSSQRNQVQGLLGNFNGDPKDDLQIRGKGVLPERSSYGDVRKALSFAGLNSGPVSLSGAERLYFKQMYKEFGNSWRVSAAESLFDYPAGRTTASFVNMAFPKDYLTLNMLGRQRINAARKTCQQARVPADTLEGCIFDVGFSGMSGFARTTAQVNSYLRTAQELFPGLGIPTVDQAVDRVIDQVRPKVCLPFIGCR; this is encoded by the coding sequence ATGCAAAAATTTAGACAATTTCGCCGCTATATTTTAGTTCTGGTGGGTGTCGCATTGGCGATCGGTATAGAAGGTCTACTGCGGCGAGGGATCGCCGTCATGCTCAGTGGACTGATGCTGGGGACACCCTCGATCGGCGGTGAGCTTTTGGCTCAAGCACAAATTCCGAGTGGACTCGATGTCGAGCAAATTTTTGAGGCTTCGCCAACAGAAACAACCGACACCGATACCGTTACACCGACAACGAGACCCAGCGACCCCGTGGTCAAACCACCCACCAGCTGCCAACTGACCGCCAGTGGTGATTTAGTCCAAGGTCGGAGCTATGGCGACCCTCACTTTAAAACCTTGGATGGCAAACGCTATAGCTTCCAAGCAGTCGGCGAGTTCGGGCTGATCGACTCACAGAATAATTCCTTTAAGGTCCAAGCTCGGCATGCTGCAGTGCGCGAATCACTATCGCTGAATAGTGCCGTCGCTATGCAGATTTGTGGTGATCGGGTCGGTTTATATGCCCAAGATTTCCCCGATGGCGATCGTAACCACGTGGTTTGGGTCAATGGCAAACCGTTAGAAGTCGGTTCAACCCCAGTCAAACTGCCCACGGGCGGGGCGATCGCCTTAAAAGGCAACGTTTATGTAATCAACTCGCCAACTGGCGAGAAAGTCACTGCGGCAAAATCCACCGTCAGCCAACAATCATTCTTCAATATCGCGGTATTTGTGCCCAGCTCTCAGCGCAATCAAGTACAGGGCTTGCTCGGCAACTTCAATGGCGATCCCAAGGATGACCTGCAGATTCGCGGCAAAGGCGTTTTGCCGGAGCGATCAAGCTATGGTGATGTGCGTAAAGCCCTGAGCTTTGCCGGATTAAATTCGGGTCCCGTTTCACTCAGCGGTGCCGAGCGCTTGTACTTTAAGCAAATGTACAAAGAGTTTGGCAACAGCTGGCGTGTATCAGCGGCAGAGTCGCTATTCGACTATCCGGCAGGCCGCACAACTGCAAGCTTTGTGAATATGGCCTTTCCCAAGGACTATCTGACCTTAAATATGTTGGGGCGCCAGCGGATTAACGCAGCCCGGAAAACCTGCCAGCAGGCACGAGTACCAGCCGACACGTTAGAAGGCTGTATTTTTGACGTCGGATTTTCTGGGATGTCAGGCTTTGCTCGGACTACGGCCCAGGTCAATAGTTACCTCCGTACCGCCCAGGAATTATTTCCGGGCTTAGGGATTCCCACCGTGGATCAAGCGGTCGATCGCGTGATTGATCAAGTCCGTCCAAAAGTTTGCCTGCCGTTTATCGGCTGCCGCTAA
- a CDS encoding LabA-like NYN domain-containing protein has product MAERRMSESNESKENGAKSNQDPLIKQSTDDEAPADLELLRDSTSPVSPTRDRIAIFIDGANLFYAAVHLQIEIDYTKLLSQLVDGRRLLRPYFYTGVDRHNDKQQGFILWLRRHGYRVITKELIHMPDGSKKANVSVEMAVDMLSLANYCDTLILLSGDGDLSYVVNAITYRGVKVELVSLRSMTNDNLINLADRFIDLADIRDAISKGNNPNNTARN; this is encoded by the coding sequence ATGGCCGAGCGCCGCATGTCAGAAAGTAACGAATCAAAAGAAAACGGAGCGAAGAGCAATCAGGACCCTTTGATCAAACAATCAACTGATGATGAAGCACCAGCGGATCTAGAGCTACTGCGCGATAGTACATCCCCTGTAAGTCCCACCCGTGATCGGATTGCCATTTTTATTGATGGAGCCAATCTGTTTTACGCCGCCGTCCATCTACAAATCGAAATTGACTACACCAAACTACTCAGCCAACTCGTGGACGGGCGACGTTTGCTGCGGCCCTATTTCTATACGGGGGTCGATCGCCATAATGATAAGCAACAAGGCTTTATTCTATGGCTACGGCGACATGGTTATCGGGTGATTACAAAGGAGCTAATCCATATGCCCGATGGCTCGAAAAAAGCCAACGTCAGTGTCGAGATGGCCGTTGATATGCTGAGTCTGGCCAATTATTGCGATACGCTGATTTTGCTTAGCGGAGATGGTGACCTGTCCTATGTGGTCAATGCCATTACCTATCGTGGGGTCAAAGTTGAGCTGGTCAGCCTGCGCTCAATGACCAACGACAATTTGATTAATCTAGCCGATCGGTTTATCGATTTAGCCGATATTCGCGATGCGATCAGTAAGGGGAATAACCCCAATAACACGGCGCGGAATTAG
- a CDS encoding LmeA family phospholipid-binding protein, translated as MGDSNTPINAAPAKGLISRVLGPAVQLWLKSQVESVEQLQVAINAGDRQLLSGTIPQVTLLAQQAVYQGLHLSDVDLTGSNIRVNLKQVIRGQALQLLEPIPVTGTIQLNEADLNQSLAAPLLADAIKLFLLDLLKSSAIGSDTDTESLNLQNLKMRLRPDVLTLRADLISQTGQATEIAIRSGLKLPQPDRLTLHQPQWIPHFKAKRGLPLKELDGYEFDLGDTELTTLTIAESQIICTGQLLVRPA; from the coding sequence AGCTTTGGTTAAAATCACAAGTCGAATCAGTTGAACAGTTACAGGTGGCGATTAATGCTGGCGATCGCCAACTCTTATCCGGCACCATTCCCCAAGTGACACTGCTCGCCCAACAAGCGGTTTATCAAGGACTCCATTTAAGTGATGTGGATTTAACCGGCAGTAATATCCGCGTTAATTTAAAGCAGGTGATTCGCGGCCAAGCACTGCAATTACTCGAACCGATTCCTGTAACTGGCACAATTCAGCTGAATGAAGCAGATCTGAATCAGTCCCTAGCGGCCCCACTGCTCGCCGACGCGATCAAATTATTTTTGCTTGACCTCCTGAAATCGAGCGCCATCGGCAGCGACACTGATACCGAGAGTTTGAATCTGCAAAATCTCAAAATGCGGCTGCGCCCGGATGTCCTGACCCTCCGCGCTGATCTGATTTCGCAAACGGGTCAAGCCACCGAAATTGCCATTCGATCGGGGCTGAAATTGCCTCAACCAGATCGACTCACGCTACACCAACCCCAATGGATACCCCACTTCAAGGCCAAACGGGGACTACCACTCAAAGAACTCGACGGATATGAATTTGATCTGGGGGATACGGAATTAACCACATTAACGATCGCTGAATCGCAAATTATTTGTACCGGACAACTCCTCGTACGACCCGCGTAA